A single Halarcobacter anaerophilus DNA region contains:
- a CDS encoding PAS domain-containing sensor histidine kinase, with product MPEEHYLKKELDENLKDNLSIFEFIQSGSLDGIWYWDLEKPENQWMSEKFWRVLGYDPKTKKHLSSEWQKLVRKEDLDLALENFHKHIEDETHPYDQIMRYRHADGSTAWIRCRGMAIRDKNGKAIRMIGAHNDMTVFMDTLKKLGEYDGLERLNKNLTKKYNKEHKQRLEVQKENKDSERYIKLIDKFIITSTVDTKGNIVNVSSAFCKISGYSKKELLGNPHWKTLYPDENINSLKDLEELTKNGKTWEGEIKNLKKDGTTYWVKSTIAPILDDNKNLIGYSTLSSDITDKNIIKQNNLELKTIKETLDNAVKIAKLGTWEWNLSKDLLKFSKIAYEIFGLDQSSSIAFDTLRNFVVKEDRKRYKRIINRALKKKIPFSFEYRIYRGFEIRKLWVIGNPIIENKKVIRVSGVIQDITELKQVEEELKEAQKIARIGHYNYNLKENIFTNSYIIDEIFGFDEKREKNFKYWLYSVYEGDRKRVKKYLNKVYRAKEKFDTEYRVVDEKTKGIKWVHMLGELSFDRDGNITTFFGTIQDITKRKELESNLLQAHNVFENTHDGILVTDEKGNILNVNNSFEKITGYKLQEVIGLNPSILKSGVHDDNFYKDLWREVRINGYWSGEIHNKKKNGKIYQELLTVNAIYDENGNVGNYIGLFSDITKQKKQDKLILQQSRTAAIGEMLENIAHQWRQPLSIISTSATGLKFLLEMDPEEKVPKNRVLNVLEDINNYTQYLSNTIEDFRSFFKGDMTKIERFNIKNTLEKIANLTKDSFMHNFITLVDETSDEDIFIENNENILTQALINIYNNAKDALVEYVKEKDKYFFISVEIKEDTLYLHFKDNAGGISKNIMNQIFDPYFTTKHESIGTGLGLYMTYQIITKQIKGTIEVHNVNFEYKNKTYKGAEFIIGLPYES from the coding sequence GAAAACCAATGGATGAGTGAAAAATTTTGGAGAGTACTTGGGTACGATCCTAAAACAAAAAAACATCTCTCTTCTGAATGGCAAAAATTAGTGAGAAAAGAAGATTTAGACTTAGCACTTGAAAATTTCCATAAACATATTGAAGATGAAACTCACCCTTATGATCAAATAATGAGATACAGACATGCTGACGGTTCTACAGCTTGGATTAGATGTAGAGGAATGGCAATTCGAGATAAAAACGGCAAAGCAATAAGAATGATAGGTGCTCATAATGATATGACGGTATTTATGGATACTCTTAAAAAATTAGGAGAATATGACGGGCTTGAACGTTTAAATAAAAATCTGACAAAAAAATATAATAAAGAGCATAAACAAAGACTTGAAGTTCAAAAAGAGAATAAAGATAGTGAAAGGTATATAAAACTAATAGATAAGTTTATAATCACTTCAACAGTTGATACTAAAGGAAATATAGTAAACGTATCAAGTGCTTTTTGTAAAATCTCGGGATATTCAAAAAAGGAGCTGTTAGGCAATCCCCATTGGAAAACATTATATCCCGATGAAAACATTAATAGCCTAAAAGATTTGGAAGAACTTACAAAAAACGGTAAAACGTGGGAAGGTGAAATAAAAAATCTTAAAAAAGACGGAACAACATACTGGGTAAAATCAACCATTGCTCCTATTCTTGACGATAATAAAAATCTTATAGGTTATTCAACTTTAAGCAGCGATATTACCGATAAAAATATTATCAAACAAAATAATCTGGAATTAAAAACAATAAAAGAGACTCTTGATAATGCAGTGAAAATAGCCAAACTTGGTACATGGGAGTGGAATTTATCAAAAGATTTGTTAAAGTTTTCAAAAATAGCTTATGAAATTTTCGGTTTAGATCAAAGCAGTTCAATCGCTTTTGACACTCTTAGAAATTTTGTAGTAAAAGAGGATAGAAAAAGATATAAAAGAATAATAAATAGAGCATTAAAGAAAAAAATTCCTTTCTCTTTTGAATATAGAATCTACAGAGGTTTTGAAATAAGAAAACTCTGGGTAATAGGAAATCCTATTATTGAAAACAAAAAAGTGATAAGAGTATCGGGAGTTATTCAAGATATTACTGAATTAAAACAAGTAGAAGAGGAGTTAAAAGAGGCTCAAAAAATTGCCAGAATAGGGCATTATAACTACAATTTAAAAGAGAATATTTTTACAAACTCATACATTATAGATGAAATTTTCGGTTTTGATGAAAAAAGAGAAAAGAACTTTAAATATTGGCTTTATTCAGTTTACGAAGGTGATAGAAAAAGAGTAAAAAAATATCTAAATAAAGTTTACAGGGCAAAAGAAAAATTTGATACGGAGTATAGAGTAGTAGATGAAAAAACAAAAGGCATAAAATGGGTTCATATGTTAGGCGAACTCTCTTTTGACAGAGACGGAAATATTACGACTTTTTTTGGAACAATACAGGATATAACAAAAAGAAAAGAGCTAGAGAGTAATCTTCTACAAGCTCATAACGTATTTGAAAATACCCATGACGGTATTTTAGTAACGGATGAAAAAGGTAATATTTTAAATGTCAATAACTCTTTTGAGAAAATAACAGGATATAAACTTCAAGAGGTAATCGGTTTAAATCCATCAATTTTAAAATCCGGAGTCCATGATGATAATTTTTACAAGGATTTATGGAGAGAGGTTAGAATAAACGGCTATTGGAGCGGTGAAATTCATAATAAGAAGAAAAACGGGAAAATCTATCAAGAGTTGTTAACGGTAAATGCAATTTATGACGAAAACGGCAATGTAGGAAATTATATAGGATTATTTAGCGATATTACCAAACAAAAAAAACAGGATAAACTGATTCTTCAACAATCACGTACGGCAGCAATCGGTGAGATGTTGGAGAATATTGCCCATCAATGGCGACAGCCTTTATCGATAATCTCTACTTCAGCGACCGGATTAAAATTTTTATTGGAAATGGATCCTGAAGAAAAAGTTCCTAAAAACAGAGTTTTAAATGTATTGGAAGATATAAACAATTATACGCAATATCTTTCAAATACAATAGAAGATTTTAGAAGTTTCTTTAAAGGGGATATGACAAAGATTGAGAGATTTAATATAAAAAATACTCTTGAAAAAATTGCTAATTTGACAAAAGACTCTTTTATGCACAATTTTATTACATTGGTTGATGAAACTTCTGATGAAGATATTTTTATAGAGAATAATGAAAATATTTTAACTCAAGCATTGATTAATATCTATAACAATGCAAAAGATGCTTTGGTTGAGTATGTAAAAGAGAAAGATAAATACTTTTTTATATCTGTAGAGATAAAAGAAGATACTCTTTATCTGCATTTTAAAGACAATGCGGGAGGAATAAGCAAAAATATAATGAATCAAATTTTTGACCCGTATTTTACGACAAAACATGAATCTATAGGTACAGGGCTTGGTTTGTATATGACTTATCAAATTATTACAAAGCAGATAAAAGGAACAATAGAAGTACATAATGTGAATTTTGAATATAAAAATAAAACATATAAAGGAGCGGAATTTATAATAGGTCTTCCTTATGAAAGCTAG
- a CDS encoding peroxiredoxin has protein sequence MDAYDAKTGHYTEVSSEDYKGKWHVVCFYPADFTFVCPTEIAAMNAKYDEFQELGVEILAVSTDTKFSHKRFVETEPLLKDLKLTIGADGTGEVSRAFGVMIEEEGQALRGRFLINPDGVVVAQEVQAPMVGRNVKEFLRQVKAWQHASKTGEVCPAGWTPGKKTLPVNTDVEQMTGRVGDYITIDEIMA, from the coding sequence ATGGATGCGTATGATGCAAAAACAGGTCATTATACAGAAGTTAGCAGTGAAGATTATAAAGGTAAATGGCATGTAGTTTGTTTTTATCCGGCAGATTTTACCTTTGTTTGTCCAACAGAGATTGCGGCAATGAATGCAAAATATGATGAGTTTCAAGAGTTAGGAGTAGAGATTTTAGCAGTATCAACAGATACAAAATTTTCTCACAAAAGATTTGTAGAGACTGAGCCATTATTAAAAGATTTAAAACTAACAATAGGTGCAGACGGTACAGGAGAAGTAAGTAGAGCATTTGGAGTAATGATAGAAGAAGAAGGGCAAGCACTAAGAGGAAGATTTTTAATAAATCCAGACGGTGTAGTTGTAGCACAAGAGGTACAAGCTCCAATGGTAGGAAGAAACGTAAAAGAGTTTTTAAGACAAGTAAAAGCTTGGCAGCATGCAAGTAAAACAGGAGAGGTTTGTCCTGCTGGATGGACTCCTGGTAAAAAAACACTTCCAGTTAATACTGACGTTGAGCAAATGACGGGTAGAGTCGGTGACTACATTACTATTGATGAAATTATGGCTTAA
- a CDS encoding DedA family protein, translating to MLHEIVDFIVNTVSSLGYTGIFIMMFLESSFFPFPSEVVMVPAGYLAFKGEMNIFLAIFSGIAGSLSGAIFNYLLALKFGRAFLSRYGKYVLVKEETLNKMEDFFAKHGHISTFSGRLIPAVRQYISLPAGLAKMNLWKFSLYTSLGAGIWVLILTLLGYFIGSNQTLIDEYLRVIIITILVLLAILILFYIRIKMKKGIIKKGKQK from the coding sequence ATGCTACATGAAATTGTTGATTTTATAGTAAATACCGTAAGCTCTTTAGGTTATACGGGAATATTTATAATGATGTTTTTAGAGAGTTCTTTTTTCCCTTTCCCATCAGAAGTTGTAATGGTTCCTGCGGGATATTTGGCATTTAAAGGTGAAATGAATATTTTTCTTGCAATCTTTTCAGGAATCGCCGGAAGTTTGTCCGGAGCTATTTTTAACTATCTTCTAGCCTTAAAATTCGGAAGAGCTTTTCTAAGTAGATACGGTAAATATGTTTTAGTAAAAGAAGAGACTCTAAACAAAATGGAAGATTTTTTTGCAAAACACGGACATATTTCTACTTTTAGCGGAAGATTGATCCCTGCTGTTAGACAATATATCTCTTTGCCTGCGGGACTGGCTAAAATGAATTTATGGAAATTCTCTTTATATACAAGTTTAGGTGCCGGAATTTGGGTTTTAATACTTACTTTATTAGGATATTTTATCGGTTCAAATCAGACGCTTATTGATGAATATTTAAGAGTTATAATAATTACGATTTTAGTTTTACTTGCAATTCTTATACTTTTTTACATTAGAATTAAAATGAAAAAAGGGATTATCAAAAAAGGAAAACAGAAGTGA
- a CDS encoding SDR family oxidoreductase produces the protein MKNAIVTGYSSGIGEAICKILEENDFTVLKLKTRLEDSLNLEKEVKQLLKNHDLELLVNCAGLGVFKPHEEISVEKIKELIDVNLTAPILLCNLCLRALKKTKGHIINISSIEATRHSKFSALYTATKAGLRNFSLSLFEELRRSDVKVTNINPDLTKTNFFDELNFEPSSAKNAHLLPEEIAKAVINIIKFDGVITDITLRPQRLEIKKVKK, from the coding sequence GTGAAAAATGCAATAGTTACGGGATATTCCTCAGGAATAGGGGAAGCTATTTGTAAAATTTTGGAAGAGAATGATTTTACTGTTCTAAAACTAAAAACAAGACTTGAAGATAGTTTGAATTTAGAAAAAGAGGTAAAGCAGTTATTAAAAAACCATGATTTGGAACTTTTGGTAAATTGTGCAGGGTTAGGCGTTTTTAAACCCCATGAAGAGATTAGCGTAGAAAAGATAAAAGAGTTAATAGACGTAAATCTAACGGCTCCTATTCTTTTATGTAATCTTTGTTTAAGAGCTTTAAAAAAAACAAAAGGACATATAATAAATATCTCTTCTATTGAGGCAACTAGACACTCAAAATTTTCTGCTCTTTATACGGCAACAAAAGCGGGACTGCGAAATTTCTCTTTATCTTTATTTGAAGAGCTTAGACGTTCAGACGTAAAAGTTACGAATATAAATCCTGATCTAACTAAAACGAATTTTTTTGATGAACTTAATTTTGAACCTTCAAGTGCAAAAAATGCTCATTTATTACCTGAGGAGATTGCAAAAGCAGTGATAAATATAATAAAATTTGACGGTGTGATAACAGATATTACTCTTCGTCCACAACGATTAGAGATAAAAAAAGTAAAAAAATAG
- a CDS encoding substrate-binding periplasmic protein: MKKIIFLLSIFIYFQAAPLPNFKIMTENYPPLNMENKKGELTGIGVEVFDEMLKRVGSKQSKKDFELMPWSRAYNIVKQKKNTVLFTTSRTKQRENLFKWVGPFGYSINGLIARKDSHIKINSLKDLNKYQVGTVLNDVGELILLDNGISKNNIQSVSGKNAILKSIRKLDAKRIDLFSYGIDMAKWDMKANGISFDDYEVVYELKRFSQYFTFNKQTPDYIIKMFQEALESMKKDGTLEKIVSKY; this comes from the coding sequence ATGAAAAAGATTATTTTTTTACTTTCTATTTTTATATATTTTCAAGCAGCACCTCTTCCTAACTTTAAAATTATGACTGAAAATTATCCTCCTTTAAATATGGAGAATAAAAAAGGAGAATTAACGGGTATAGGAGTTGAAGTCTTTGATGAAATGCTTAAACGCGTAGGCTCAAAACAATCAAAGAAGGATTTTGAACTAATGCCTTGGTCAAGAGCTTATAATATAGTAAAACAGAAAAAGAATACCGTTCTTTTTACAACTTCAAGAACAAAACAAAGAGAAAACCTTTTTAAATGGGTGGGACCTTTCGGATACAGTATTAACGGACTTATTGCAAGAAAAGATTCTCATATAAAAATCAACTCCTTAAAAGATTTAAACAAGTATCAAGTAGGTACGGTTTTAAACGATGTAGGTGAACTTATACTTCTTGATAACGGTATTTCCAAAAACAATATTCAATCAGTATCGGGTAAAAATGCGATTTTAAAATCTATTAGAAAACTTGATGCCAAAAGAATTGATCTGTTTTCTTACGGAATCGATATGGCAAAATGGGATATGAAAGCAAACGGCATATCTTTTGATGATTATGAAGTGGTTTATGAATTAAAAAGGTTCAGTCAATACTTTACTTTTAATAAACAAACGCCTGATTACATTATAAAAATGTTCCAAGAAGCTTTAGAAAGCATGAAAAAAGACGGAACATTAGAAAAAATTGTTTCAAAATATTAA
- a CDS encoding ATP-binding protein, translated as MKLTYRIIIPLVLIVTILFTILLLFFINSEKKIMKEAQERNFTKIIEQFEKDKQIRLQEEKKSLEFITKTISRVSSKYLYDFDIESIGRTLKNFLEVANIKAIEVYEKGSSDIFYALYKEGKSIKRDFKNANTLKKSLKSIMQDIYWEENNLNLGFVVVYYDDKEIISQFKKSEDTLFKKLEQSNKKQEEDTNSAILNQIFILVLIALILFVMVFYLTYKRVLNPLKILNNGLNDFFLFLQNKKDYANAIEIDTDDEFGKMAKSLNENISVSAKLHEEIFQLNTNLEERILERTKKISTLLDNADQGFLSFSKNLVIDQEYSQECEKIFKKNIAGLKIGKLLYSENEEKREFFEETLSSLFGESNELKIKNILSLLQNEFRINRKAIHVKYKLVEADRFMLIFTDITAQKILEKRVLKERDTLKMIVSVITDSDEFFELIDEFENFCKKGEAIIDKSKTALNNTTILYRTIHTFKGLFSQKEMKFVVKKLHEFESLLSKLLKSQDNSNAYLVELIKSADFKTYLDEELNTIKSILGDELFNKRGKIVVEEETLSKIEDEIYKISQKSGLFKEYEHVIEDIKSLKNRPIYLMFNSYAKLVSQLSAQLNKHIYPLDVIVSKDLLVKEEIKPFIKSLVHVFRNCVDHGIESMEERFEKDKDEIGTISCSIFEENEELHILIADDGKGIDLDKLTLKAKSLGIDTSKMKKEDILELIFKDKISTSDEVSSISGRGIGMSAVKDELEKLNGNVNITTQKDIGTTFEFIIPK; from the coding sequence ATGAAATTAACATATAGAATAATAATTCCTCTTGTTCTGATTGTAACAATTCTTTTTACTATTCTTTTACTCTTTTTTATAAACAGTGAAAAGAAAATTATGAAAGAGGCGCAAGAGCGTAATTTTACGAAAATAATAGAACAGTTTGAAAAAGATAAACAAATTAGACTTCAAGAAGAGAAAAAAAGTTTGGAGTTTATTACTAAAACCATATCAAGAGTAAGCTCAAAATATCTTTATGATTTTGATATAGAGTCTATTGGACGGACGTTAAAAAACTTTTTGGAAGTAGCAAATATAAAAGCAATAGAAGTTTATGAAAAAGGTTCCAGTGATATTTTTTATGCTCTTTATAAAGAGGGAAAGAGTATTAAAAGAGACTTTAAAAATGCAAATACTTTGAAAAAAAGTCTAAAAAGTATTATGCAGGATATATATTGGGAAGAGAATAATCTTAATTTAGGTTTTGTTGTTGTTTATTATGATGATAAAGAGATTATATCTCAGTTTAAAAAATCAGAAGATACTCTTTTTAAAAAATTAGAACAGAGTAATAAAAAACAAGAAGAGGATACGAACTCGGCAATTTTAAACCAAATTTTTATTTTGGTACTTATTGCATTGATTTTGTTTGTAATGGTTTTTTATCTTACTTACAAAAGAGTTTTAAATCCTCTTAAGATTTTGAACAACGGTTTAAACGACTTTTTTCTTTTTTTACAAAATAAAAAAGATTATGCAAATGCAATAGAAATTGATACGGATGACGAATTCGGGAAAATGGCAAAAAGTTTAAATGAAAACATAAGTGTAAGTGCCAAACTTCATGAAGAGATTTTTCAGTTAAATACAAATCTTGAAGAGAGAATTTTAGAAAGAACTAAAAAAATTTCAACTTTATTGGATAATGCAGACCAAGGCTTTTTATCTTTTTCTAAAAATTTAGTTATAGATCAAGAGTATTCACAAGAGTGCGAAAAAATATTTAAGAAAAATATTGCAGGATTAAAAATCGGGAAGTTGTTATATTCTGAAAATGAAGAGAAAAGAGAGTTTTTTGAAGAGACTTTAAGCTCTCTATTCGGAGAATCAAATGAACTAAAAATAAAAAATATATTATCTTTGCTTCAAAATGAGTTTAGAATAAACAGAAAAGCAATTCACGTAAAATACAAACTTGTTGAAGCCGATAGATTTATGCTTATTTTTACGGATATAACTGCCCAAAAAATATTAGAAAAAAGAGTTTTAAAAGAGAGAGATACTCTTAAAATGATAGTTTCTGTTATAACAGACAGCGATGAGTTTTTTGAACTAATAGATGAGTTTGAAAATTTTTGTAAAAAAGGTGAAGCTATTATCGATAAGAGTAAAACTGCACTTAACAATACTACAATTTTATATAGAACTATACATACTTTTAAAGGGCTCTTTTCTCAAAAAGAGATGAAATTTGTAGTTAAAAAACTGCATGAATTTGAATCTTTATTGTCAAAACTTTTAAAATCTCAAGACAACAGCAATGCTTATTTAGTAGAACTTATTAAAAGTGCGGATTTTAAAACATATTTGGATGAAGAGCTCAATACCATAAAATCAATTTTGGGAGACGAACTATTTAATAAAAGAGGTAAAATAGTCGTAGAAGAGGAGACTTTATCAAAAATTGAGGATGAAATCTATAAAATCTCACAAAAAAGCGGACTTTTTAAAGAGTATGAACATGTAATTGAAGATATTAAAAGTTTGAAAAACAGACCTATTTATCTTATGTTTAATTCATATGCAAAACTTGTATCTCAATTAAGTGCCCAGTTAAATAAACATATTTATCCTTTGGATGTTATTGTTAGTAAAGATCTTTTGGTAAAAGAGGAGATAAAACCTTTTATAAAATCCTTAGTACATGTTTTTAGAAATTGTGTAGATCACGGAATTGAGAGTATGGAAGAGAGATTTGAAAAAGATAAAGATGAAATAGGAACAATCAGCTGCTCGATTTTTGAAGAGAATGAAGAGTTGCATATACTTATAGCTGATGACGGGAAAGGTATAGATCTTGATAAATTGACTCTAAAAGCTAAATCTTTGGGAATAGATACCTCAAAGATGAAAAAAGAGGATATACTAGAGCTTATTTTTAAAGATAAAATATCAACAAGCGATGAGGTAAGCAGTATTTCAGGAAGAGGAATAGGTATGTCTGCGGTGAAAGACGAGTTAGAGAAATTAAACGGTAATGTAAATATTACTACACAAAAAGATATCGGTACGACTTTTGAATTTATAATCCCAAAATAA
- a CDS encoding chemotaxis protein CheX: MILDSLLLQARLFLEEDMEISILNSKQIDISSPQKLVLKNRTSMIGTGGTLNIMLVISFEKNILSKLVENFMEGEEIEDEELDEIEDSVSGEVLNTIVGLSLPTFPNRGKGITITPPISVNDASSIYKHKDSKIICATVQTEYGDIVISAVGSKDQIK; this comes from the coding sequence ATGATTTTGGATTCATTGCTTTTACAAGCAAGACTTTTTTTAGAAGAGGATATGGAAATATCTATATTAAACAGTAAACAAATTGATATTTCAAGCCCCCAAAAACTTGTTCTGAAAAACAGAACTTCAATGATAGGAACAGGTGGAACACTAAATATAATGCTGGTTATAAGCTTTGAAAAAAATATTTTATCAAAACTTGTAGAAAATTTTATGGAGGGAGAAGAGATTGAAGATGAGGAGTTAGATGAGATTGAAGATAGTGTTTCAGGAGAAGTTTTAAACACTATTGTAGGACTCTCTTTACCGACTTTTCCCAATAGAGGAAAGGGAATTACTATTACTCCTCCGATTTCGGTAAATGATGCAAGTAGTATTTACAAACATAAAGATTCGAAAATTATATGTGCAACAGTTCAGACAGAATATGGAGATATTGTTATAAGTGCAGTCGGTTCGAAAGATCAGATAAAATAA
- a CDS encoding response regulator, with protein sequence MLKVLIVDDSLIIRKKITKNIEKLGHKVIFAAQNGKEAIEAYNAKKPDLVTMDITMPDMDGITAVKSIIKDDPKAKIIMVTSHGQEEMVIKSIQAGAVGYMLKPITEDKLLQSIAEVFPEYAKDEDSEELYLLDDDDF encoded by the coding sequence ATGTTAAAAGTTTTAATTGTAGATGATTCACTAATTATTAGAAAAAAAATTACAAAAAATATTGAAAAATTAGGACATAAAGTTATATTTGCAGCACAAAACGGGAAAGAGGCAATTGAAGCATATAATGCAAAAAAACCCGATTTGGTTACTATGGATATTACAATGCCCGATATGGATGGAATTACAGCTGTTAAAAGTATAATTAAAGATGATCCAAAAGCAAAAATTATCATGGTTACTTCCCACGGTCAAGAAGAGATGGTTATAAAATCTATCCAAGCAGGTGCCGTAGGGTATATGCTAAAACCAATTACCGAAGATAAACTTTTACAAAGTATTGCCGAGGTATTTCCTGAATATGCAAAAGATGAAGATTCTGAAGAACTTTATTTACTGGACGATGATGATTTCTAG
- a CDS encoding GGDEF domain-containing protein, whose amino-acid sequence MMQENRLFEALLDVIPFAAYAVDVETYEVVYANKMMSESLFAPREEFCWKKVFGQEEICAWCQVPSLKQRSKQYKNDKLISSFFDEATDKWFQAFDELISWPDGRTVKYTILVDISEQKEIQASMIKTHAKLAIQSKKLQQANKKLKYLSEKDYLTGIDNRRSYFKKGIELFEAPLEEPYELYVSMLDLDKFKNINDTFGHNIGDDVLKEFTKIIENQLDENDIFARLGGEEFSIILVSDNKDDVITKFETIKNRVKNIDLKVDGKPLEISVSIGFDRRNKEDKSLDMILERVDGYLYDAKNEGRDRLKFRL is encoded by the coding sequence ATGATGCAAGAGAATAGATTATTTGAAGCCTTACTTGATGTAATACCTTTTGCTGCATATGCAGTTGATGTAGAGACCTATGAAGTAGTTTATGCAAATAAAATGATGAGTGAAAGTCTATTTGCTCCAAGAGAAGAGTTTTGTTGGAAGAAAGTTTTCGGACAAGAAGAGATTTGTGCGTGGTGTCAAGTTCCTTCTTTAAAGCAAAGAAGCAAGCAGTATAAAAACGATAAATTAATAAGCAGCTTTTTTGATGAGGCTACGGATAAATGGTTTCAAGCTTTTGATGAATTGATAAGCTGGCCCGATGGAAGAACGGTAAAATATACTATTCTTGTAGATATTTCGGAGCAAAAAGAGATTCAAGCATCAATGATAAAAACCCATGCCAAACTTGCAATTCAATCAAAAAAACTGCAACAAGCAAATAAAAAATTAAAATATCTGTCTGAAAAAGATTATTTAACAGGTATAGATAATAGACGAAGCTATTTTAAAAAAGGTATTGAACTTTTTGAAGCTCCTTTGGAAGAGCCTTATGAGTTATATGTATCAATGCTGGATTTAGATAAATTTAAAAATATAAACGACACATTCGGACATAACATAGGAGACGATGTTTTAAAAGAGTTTACTAAAATAATAGAAAATCAGCTTGATGAAAACGATATTTTTGCAAGATTAGGCGGGGAAGAGTTTAGTATAATTTTAGTAAGTGACAATAAAGACGATGTTATAACAAAATTTGAAACTATAAAAAACAGAGTCAAAAATATAGATTTGAAAGTAGACGGTAAACCTTTAGAGATAAGCGTAAGTATAGGCTTTGATAGAAGAAATAAAGAGGATAAATCTTTAGATATGATTTTAGAAAGAGTAGATGGATACTTATATGATGCAAAAAATGAGGGTAGAGATAGATTAAAGTTTAGATTATAA
- a CDS encoding threonine/serine exporter family protein translates to MLSIIIEYILNAVFSAIPAVGFAMVFNVPKESLLKCAYGGAIGYCSRQMFMDFGFSIELATFFASSIVGMVALYWSRKYIVPRPVYTIASIIPLLPGNPAFSAIINLINMNAHGVSPELISMFIDNALRTIIVLGGIGFGLALPSLYYIRYNRPIV, encoded by the coding sequence GTGCTTAGCATAATAATTGAATATATCTTAAATGCCGTATTTTCTGCTATTCCGGCAGTCGGCTTTGCGATGGTTTTTAATGTTCCCAAAGAGAGTTTACTAAAATGTGCCTACGGAGGTGCTATTGGTTACTGTTCAAGACAAATGTTTATGGATTTTGGATTTTCTATAGAGTTAGCAACTTTTTTTGCTTCTTCAATAGTAGGAATGGTAGCACTTTACTGGTCTAGAAAATATATCGTTCCAAGACCTGTTTATACTATTGCTTCAATTATTCCTTTGCTTCCGGGGAATCCTGCCTTTTCCGCAATTATAAATCTAATAAATATGAATGCCCATGGAGTATCTCCCGAACTTATCTCTATGTTTATAGATAATGCTTTAAGAACAATTATCGTTTTAGGCGGAATCGGATTTGGATTGGCACTTCCATCTTTATACTACATAAGATACAATCGCCCTATCGTTTAG
- a CDS encoding threonine/serine exporter family protein, producing MNEKKEKLTYEEQTKITRTIIKAAVLMLEYGAESRLIETVAQRLGKALNVDSVEVSLIPSAIVLTTLNDKQTQSVTTTRRAHHKPINMSIVCDVLKMCYKVEKEKLSVDFAIKAMKEIKPNYYNNWLKIFMVALSCACFAYLNEADWQAFATTFVASGIAMFVRQELSRKKFVQIITFGVTAFVATIIAALSQIYNLTATPNTALSASVLLLAPGFPFVNSVLDAVKGYLAMGWGRWMQAVLLTAATSIGIVFALTVLNIQGW from the coding sequence ATGAATGAAAAAAAAGAGAAATTAACTTACGAAGAGCAAACAAAAATCACAAGAACTATAATAAAAGCTGCCGTTTTAATGCTTGAATACGGAGCAGAAAGCAGACTTATAGAAACAGTTGCCCAAAGATTGGGAAAGGCTTTAAACGTAGATTCGGTTGAAGTTTCGTTAATCCCTTCTGCTATTGTTTTAACAACCCTTAACGATAAACAGACCCAATCGGTTACCACTACAAGAAGAGCCCACCACAAACCTATAAATATGTCTATTGTTTGTGATGTTCTAAAGATGTGTTATAAAGTAGAAAAAGAGAAATTAAGCGTAGATTTTGCTATAAAAGCAATGAAAGAGATAAAACCGAACTACTACAACAACTGGCTTAAAATCTTTATGGTTGCTCTTTCATGCGCCTGTTTTGCTTATTTAAATGAAGCAGATTGGCAAGCTTTTGCAACAACTTTCGTAGCCTCTGGAATTGCTATGTTTGTAAGACAAGAGTTATCAAGAAAAAAATTTGTGCAAATTATTACCTTTGGAGTGACGGCTTTTGTTGCTACGATAATAGCAGCACTTTCACAAATTTATAATTTAACTGCTACTCCAAATACGGCTTTATCCGCTAGCGTACTGCTTTTGGCTCCCGGATTTCCTTTTGTAAACTCCGTACTTGATGCTGTAAAAGGTTATCTTGCTATGGGTTGGGGACGTTGGATGCAGGCAGTTTTATTAACTGCTGCTACTTCCATAGGGATAGTATTTGCTCTAACAGTTTTAAATATACAAGGTTGGTAA